From the Homo sapiens chromosome 1, GRCh38.p14 Primary Assembly genome, one window contains:
- the LCE3A gene encoding late cornified envelope protein 3A codes for MSCQQNQQQCQPPPKCPAKSPAQCLPPASSSCAPSSGGCGPSSERSCCLSHHRCRRSHRCRCQSSNSCDRGSGQQGGSSSCGHSSAGCC; via the coding sequence ATGTCCTGCCAGCAGAACCAGCAGCAGTGCCAGCCTCCGCCCAAGTGCCCTGCAAAGAGCCCAGCACAGTGTCTGCCTCCAGCTTCCTCCAGCTGTGCCCCAAGCTCTGGGGGCTGTGGGCCCAGCTCCGAGCGCAGCTGCTGCCTGAGTCACCACAGATGCCGCAGGTCTCACCGTTGCCGTTGCCAGAGCTCCAACTCCTGTGACAGGGGAAGTGGTCAGCAAGGCGGGAGCTCCAGCTGTGGCCACAGTTCTGCGGGCTGCTGCTGA